A single Tuberibacillus sp. Marseille-P3662 DNA region contains:
- a CDS encoding aldo/keto reductase, protein MKKIKLGNSDLEVGEIALGCMRMNKLSKKEAANVIEKAVDVGVDFFDHADIYGGGKSEEVFADAIDMNPSVREKMTLQTKCGIRDGFFDFSREHILESVDGSLKRLNTDYIDVLLLHRPDALVEPEEVAEAFSELKKSGKVRYFGVSNHNPMQIELLKKYLEEDLIVNQLQLSVMHTPMIDAGLNVNMRHDPATVRDTSVLDYSRLNNMTIQAWSPFQYGMIQGPFVGNEQFPEVNAKLQELAESKGVTDSAMAIAWILRHPANIQPVVGTMNPQRLTDVAKASDIELTRQEWYDIYLSAGNELP, encoded by the coding sequence TTGAAAAAAATCAAATTAGGAAATAGTGACTTAGAAGTGGGCGAAATAGCCTTAGGTTGTATGCGTATGAATAAGCTGTCCAAAAAAGAAGCTGCAAACGTGATTGAAAAAGCCGTGGATGTTGGGGTTGATTTTTTTGATCATGCCGATATCTATGGGGGTGGCAAGTCGGAAGAAGTGTTTGCTGACGCGATTGACATGAATCCATCCGTTCGGGAAAAGATGACCCTTCAGACAAAGTGCGGTATTCGCGATGGTTTCTTTGACTTTTCCAGAGAACATATTCTTGAATCGGTTGATGGTAGCCTTAAGCGGCTAAACACCGACTATATTGATGTTCTGTTGCTTCATCGTCCGGATGCCTTAGTTGAACCAGAGGAAGTTGCCGAAGCATTCTCTGAGTTAAAGAAAAGCGGGAAGGTTCGATACTTTGGCGTGAGTAATCATAATCCGATGCAGATTGAATTATTAAAAAAATATCTTGAAGAAGACTTGATCGTGAATCAGCTGCAACTTAGTGTCATGCATACGCCGATGATTGATGCCGGCTTAAATGTGAACATGCGGCATGATCCAGCAACAGTCCGAGACACCAGCGTTCTCGATTACAGCCGCTTGAACAATATGACTATCCAAGCGTGGTCGCCGTTCCAATACGGAATGATTCAGGGTCCATTTGTCGGCAATGAGCAATTTCCGGAAGTCAATGCGAAACTACAAGAACTTGCTGAAAGCAAAGGCGTTACTGATTCTGCGATGGCGATAGCATGGATTCTACGCCACCCCGCCAACATCCAGCCCGTTGTTGGTACGATGAATCCCCAACGTTTAACTGACGTAGCAAAAGCCTCTGATATTGAATTAACAAGGCAAGAATGGTATGATATCTATCTTTCGGCAGGCAACGAGTTGCCATAA